A window of Nicotiana tabacum cultivar K326 chromosome 24, ASM71507v2, whole genome shotgun sequence contains these coding sequences:
- the LOC107763370 gene encoding uncharacterized protein LOC107763370, whose translation MCILCQIQRWSRGVATMLPWMVIPLIGLWALSQLLPPAFRFEITSPRFACVMVLLFTLLWYEVLMPWLLAWRVRRIARLRERGRLLAIEIQKLRKIATRRCRNCLTPYRDQNPGGGKFMCSYCGHISKRPVLDLPVQPGLGLLNSGILKNLIGKGGKILNGKVWPDNRLMCRQDSVEDENWVKGSFVGKSSTWRNNGSGFFDREHCFAEKSYSRVFILASKALTDFFSSIMWLCRSIFRISSFRDGDASMNAEQRAMLDKRRENGGNFQESRWEKTRRKAEEKKQARLERELLEEEERQQREEVARLVEERRKLRVEHTEAEKEHSKMSLSDKVRDSKREAEKRRQEKRKERDRASSKSNSDTEELDKSAAKGSERSKCDVSDRRRQQKNRRETVKSHNAEVIHGSKGASKSNHNHGNVGTRYLDSIRGTLLSSSIAFTGGDHSVKSNNTFVPREHKSKTGIDHIQTHGSRRKLSQPDRVSGKLNANVDERSINQPVLIEPQPSTAPKKSWQQLFTRSTAVSHPTSNVISRPCVRPQAEVQTPTYPFQPPSTQSFDNPISFGLPSPFPLSTFAFGSTSNGTTLPLSSEPLIPLVGDGAGQLLPEESEIFEDPCYVPDPVSLLGPVSESLDNFQLDLGVVSNVGLDKPCPVKGVNVSSEVTRPSPIKSPISRLYVPEERHAESSLFARTPKAQNVRNVAPMNVSSNANDTGTWKMWNSFPLGQDGLSLIGTPANWLLNPELNRSNMEEIISPAPPKTMASLFKKDDQVLSVSHSPQTVYAGNCQNGTTLGAYLPSSAENGFQNSLFGESQFSLNPENAAQSYYESPNAPVTSYPFELSPPDFWAKRDRTLPGERVGNPQITRASIGGLYHTPDVQSLWSELKNERKKIAKEKRGEDLISPSCFEEEINPLL comes from the exons ATGTGTATATTGTGTCAGATACAAAGGTGGTCTAGAGGGGTAGCTACCATGTTGCCATGGATGGTGATTCCACTGATTGGGTTATGGGCACTATCACAGCTATTGCCACCTGCATTTCGGTTTGAAATTACGTCGCCGAGGTTTGCTTGTGTAATGGTGCTTCTGTTTACACTTTTGTGGTATGAGGTTTTGATGCCTTGGTTGTTAGCTTGGCGGGTGAGAAGGATTGCTAGGCTTAGAGAGAGGGGGAGGCTCTTGGCTATTGAAATACAGAAGTTGAGGAAAATAGCAACGAGGAGGTGTAGGAATTGTTTGACTCCGTATAGGGATCAGAATCCCGGTGGTGGGAAGTTTATGTGTTCATATTGTGGGCATATATCGAAGAGACCTGTTCTTGACTTGCCTGTGCAGCCAGGATTGGGGCTTCTGAATTCTGGGATTTTGAAAAACTTAATTGGGAAAGGTGGAAAGATATTAAATGGGAAGGTTTGGCCTGACAATAGGTTGATGTGTAGACAGGATTCAGTAGAGGATGAGAATTGGGTCAAGGGTTCTTTTGTTGGGAAGTCAAGCACTTGGAGAAATAATGGCAGTGGATTTTTCGATAGGGAGCATTGTTTTGCAGAGAAGTCATATTCTCGTGTTTTTATTTTAGCCAGCAAAGCTTTGACGGATTTTTTCTCTAGTATCATGTGGCTCTGCAGGAGTATTTTTAGGATTAGTTCCTTCAGGGACGGTGATGCTTCAATGAATGCAGAGCAAAGAGCAATGTTGGATAAGAGAAGGGAAAATGGGGGGAATTTTCAGGAGAGTAGATGGGAAAAAACTCGAAGAAAAGCAGAAGAGAAGAAGCAGGCTAGGTTAGAGAGGGAGCTATTGGAGGAGGAGGAGCGACAACAAAGAGAGGaagttgctagattggtggaagAGCGCAGGAAATTGCGGGTGGAACATACAGAGGCCGAGAAAGAACATAGTAAAATGTCACTCTCTGATAAGGTACGAGACAGTAAAAGAGAAGCAGAAAAGAGGCGTCAAGAGAAGAGGAAAGAAAGGGACAGGGCATCTAGCAAAAGCAACTCAGATACAGAAGAGCTGGATAAAAGTGCAGCCAAGGGAAGTGAGCGAAGCAAGTGTGATGTGAGTGATAGAAGGCGGCAGCAAAAAAATAGGCGAGAAACTGTTAAGTCACATAATGCAGAAGTTATTCATGGTTCTAAGGGTGCTTCGAAAAGCAATCACAACCATGGGAATGTTGGAACTCGGTACTTGGATAGTATTAGGGGTACCCTTTTATCGTCTTCTATAGCATTTACTGGAGGTGATCATTCTGTAAAGAGTAATAATACTTTTGTTCCAAGAGAACACAAATCTAAGACTGGCATAGACCATATTCAAACCCATGGCTCGAGAAGGAAACTATCTCAGCCAGATAGGGTATCTGGAAAACTGAATGCAAATGTGGACGAAAGGAGCATCAACCAGCCT GTGCTTATTGAACCTCAACCATCTACAGCTCCTAAAAAATCATGGCAACAATTATTCACACGTTCAACTGCTGTTTCTCATCCAACTTCAAATGTGATAAGCAGACCATGTGTTAGGCCACAAGCAGAAGTTCAAACACCAACTTACCCCTTTCAACCTCCATCTACACAATCCTTTGACAACCCCATTAGCTTTGGACTCCCGTCACCTTTTCCTTTATCTACTTTTGCTTTTGGATCCACAAGTAATGGTACAACTCTTCCATTATCATCAGAACCATTGATTCCTCTAGTTGGAGATGGTGCAGGTCAGTTATTGCCAGAGGAGTCAGAGATTTTTGAAGATCCTTGTTATGTTCCAGACCCAGTTTCATTGCTTGGACCCGTTTCTGAGTCACTCGATAACTTTCAGCTTGACCTTGGGGTTGTGTCAAATGTAGGATTGGACAAACCATGTCCTGTAAAGGGTGTCAATGTCTCTTCTGAAGTAACCAGACCATCACCGATTAAGTCTCCAATATCAAGATTGTATGTTCCAGAGGAGAGGCATGCTGAGTCTTCTCTTTTCGCCCGCACTCCTAAGGCTCAGAATGTACGCAATGTGGCACCAATGAATGTTTCAAGTAATGCAAATGATACGGGAACATGGAAGATGTGGAATAGCTTTCCACTTGGCCAAGATGGTCTTAGTTTAATTGGTACTCCAGCCAACTGGCTTTTAAATCCAGAACTTAACAGATCAAACATGGAAGAGATAATCTCTCCTGCACCTCCGAAGACCATGGCTTCACTGTTTAAAAAGGATGATCAAGTCCTTTCTGTCTCTCATTCTCCACAAACAGTTTATGCAGGAAATTGCCAGAATGGCACGACACTTGGTGCTTATTTGCCTAGTAGTGCTGAAAACGGGTTCCAAAACTCACTCTTTGGTGAAAGtcaattctctctcaatcctGAGAATGCTGCTCAGAGTTATTATGAGAGTCCTAATGCTCCCGTGACAAGCTATCCATTTGAGTTGTCTCCACCTGATTTTTGGGCCAA GAGGGATCGGACTCTGCCAGGAGAACGTGTAGGCAACCCACAGATAACAAGGGCCTCAATTGGTGGCTTATACCACACACCAGATGTACAGTCTCTTTGGTCAGAgttaaaaaatgaaagaaaaaaaatagcaaaGGAAAAACGGGGAGAGGATTTGATTTCGCCCTCCTGTTTTGAAGAGGAAATTAACCCTCTTTTGTAG